The following coding sequences are from one Nicotiana tabacum cultivar K326 chromosome 1, ASM71507v2, whole genome shotgun sequence window:
- the LOC107792765 gene encoding uncharacterized protein LOC107792765 gives MRIPPKTPQSISRAAAIAATTTSSPPMSSVTSAELPGGGSRKRPSPDPTHVPHRGSSQKPRPTSASAGVQDHPTSLRSSIHQPETSTKAKVCKRSPVEKSQSGQINTSPAMQPQPGLTTEVKAEIEDVAPDSIQGGNGEGPPPRTTGIQGTIVSPSIQEELRTTNGAQLDHKTKKEADLSNQPTCSIDVNFLQQVVVAFKEVKANQEESTTLVKETISLNPSLEPTFLAIREKHGDITKDCPLESGQMLSSVLAVICKVVQELQKKHLTDVDCNLLNSYYLVVKDAEKMKVNVNWLRARLDEIKDAVNSIVETKNLNDEKNRLAELIENEKRNLVFMKTELENLKVEIATKESQLNVETLVNQELSGMISNRALEIQQLQNMPLMEAFQ, from the exons ATGAGGATACCTCCAAAGACTCCTCAAAGTATCTCACGCGCCGCCGCTATCGCCGCCACCACCACTTCGTCACCTCCAATGTCTTCTGTCACCTCTGCTGAACTTCCGGGTGGTGGGTCAAGGAAAAGACCTTCACCCGACCCGACCCATGTTCCTCATCGTGGTTCTTCACAGAAACCGAGACCAACTTCAGCATCGG CTGGTGTTCAAGATCATCCAACATCATTAAGATCATCAATTCATCAGCCCGAAACATCAACCAAAGCCAAAGTATGCAAGAGAAGTCCGGTGGAAAAAAGTCAGTCGGGGCAAATTAATACTTCACCAGCTATGCAGCCACAACCAGGATTAACGACAGAAGTAAAGGCGGAAATTGAAGATGTTGCACCTGATAGTATTCAAGGCGGTAATGGTGAAGGTCCTCCTCCTCGTACTACTGGCATTCAAGGGACAATTGTTAGTCCCTCGATACAAGAAGAACTGCGCACGACTAATGGTGCTCAGTTGGATCACAAAACAAAGAAAGAAGCTGATTTAAGTAATCAGCCAACCTGCAGCATTGATGTGAATTTCCTTCAACAAGTAGTGGTTGCTTTTAAAGAAGTAAAAGCAAACCAAGAAGAAAGCACAACATTGGTGAAAGAAACAATTAGCTTGAATCCAAGTCTTGAACCAACTTTTCTTGCCATCCGAGAAAAACACGGTGACATTACAAAGGATTGTCCTCTGGAGTCAGGCCAAATGCTGAGTTCTGTTTTAGCAGTTATATGTAAAGTTGTCCAAGAACTCCAAAAGAAACATTTGACTGATGTTGATTGTAATCTCTTGAACTCCTATTACTTGGTAGTCAAGGATGCTGAGAAAATGAAGGTGAATGTCAACTGGTTACGAGCTCGGCTTGATGAGATTAAAGATGCAGTAAATTCTATTGTCGAGACAAAAAATCTCAACGATGAGAAGAATAGGCTTGCGGAACTGATTGAAAATGAGAAAAGGAATCTGGTATTTATGAAAACTGAATTGGAGAACCTTAAGGTTGAAATTGCAACAAAGGAAAGTCAGCTTAATGTGGAAACACTGGTGAATCAAGAGCTAAGCGGTATGATTAGTAATCGGGCACTCGAAATTCAGCAGCTTCAAAACATGCCCTTGATGGAGGCATTTCAATAG